In Bremerella alba, one genomic interval encodes:
- a CDS encoding PVC-type heme-binding CxxCH protein, whose protein sequence is MIRPMCTAALLLGLCVSLISSSSVDAAQLELKKGDKIVYIGNTLAERMQYFPHFETRLQARFPELNLVVRDLGWSADEVTLRPRSKDFNDHGHKLEDHKPNVIMAFFGFNESFAGQKGLAKFEKDLDKFITDTKKTKYDGKSPTLVLVSPIPHEDLHSRVLPSGEKTNENIAVYAQAMQKLADKHDVVYVDVFAPMLEPMAGESDLTINGIHLNDEGYKVFGKALDEGLFGAAPKYKTDLATLYPEVKEKDLQFFYDHRAVNGFYIYGGRKNPFGVVNFPAEFAKLRKMIENRDQRIWKVANGESVPEQVDDSNTGDFTAIETNVNRPVDIFDPAAEAKTFTLPEGYEINLFASEVEFPDLENPVQLAFDAKGRLWVTTMETYPMYLPGTPPDDKVLILEDTDSDGQADKQIVFADGLHIPTGIELGDGGAYVAQQPNLMFLKDTDGDDQADERTLVLHGFDSADSHHSISTFTWGPGGGLYFQEGTFHHSQVETPYGPERLANAGIFRYEPTTEKLDIFVSYPFANPWGHTFDDWGQNLVADASPGANYFGTAFSGDVVYPQKHARMQQFLKKQWRPTAGCEMVSSRNFPESAQGNYLLNNCIGFQGILQYKVKDDGSGIHADPVDPLLVSKDTSFRPVDIQFGPDGALYIVDWYNPLVGHMQHSLRDPKRDKHHGRIWRISYTGNDLVKAAKIDGASVPQLLDLLKEPEYRTRYRVRRELRNKDAKEVSEAIETWMAELDKNDPMFNHHLLEALWVKQNLDLVDADLLKRLLTDGDFRARAAATRVLCYWRDRVPGTLDLLEVQVNDENPRVRLEAIRALSFFEGEDVPRAQEIALQSLLHDQDYYLEYTLKETLETLEKRAKQG, encoded by the coding sequence ATGATTCGACCAATGTGTACGGCAGCCTTGCTGCTGGGTCTTTGCGTTTCGCTGATCTCGTCTTCTTCCGTCGATGCCGCGCAGCTTGAATTGAAGAAGGGGGACAAGATTGTCTACATCGGCAATACGCTGGCCGAACGGATGCAATACTTCCCGCACTTCGAGACCCGTCTTCAGGCTCGCTTTCCGGAATTGAACCTGGTCGTCCGCGACCTTGGCTGGTCGGCCGATGAAGTGACTCTGCGTCCTCGCAGCAAAGACTTCAACGACCACGGTCATAAGCTGGAAGATCACAAGCCAAACGTGATCATGGCCTTCTTTGGCTTCAACGAATCGTTCGCCGGTCAAAAAGGACTCGCCAAGTTCGAGAAGGACCTCGATAAGTTCATCACCGATACCAAGAAGACCAAGTACGACGGCAAGTCTCCGACGCTCGTGCTCGTCTCGCCCATTCCACACGAAGACCTTCACTCGCGAGTTCTGCCAAGCGGCGAAAAGACCAACGAAAACATCGCCGTGTATGCTCAGGCCATGCAAAAGCTGGCCGACAAGCATGACGTCGTGTACGTCGACGTCTTCGCCCCCATGCTCGAACCCATGGCCGGAGAAAGCGATCTGACCATCAACGGCATTCACTTGAACGACGAAGGCTATAAAGTCTTCGGCAAGGCGCTCGACGAAGGCCTCTTCGGTGCTGCTCCGAAATACAAGACCGACCTGGCCACGCTTTACCCGGAAGTGAAAGAGAAGGACCTGCAGTTCTTCTACGATCACCGTGCAGTCAACGGCTTCTACATTTATGGTGGCCGTAAAAATCCGTTCGGCGTGGTGAACTTCCCTGCCGAGTTCGCCAAGTTGCGGAAGATGATCGAAAACCGCGACCAACGTATTTGGAAAGTGGCCAACGGCGAAAGCGTTCCGGAACAAGTCGACGATAGCAACACAGGCGATTTCACCGCCATCGAAACGAACGTCAACCGTCCGGTCGATATCTTCGATCCAGCTGCGGAAGCCAAGACCTTCACATTGCCTGAAGGTTACGAAATCAACTTGTTTGCTTCGGAAGTCGAGTTTCCTGACCTGGAAAACCCGGTCCAGTTGGCATTCGATGCCAAGGGTCGACTTTGGGTAACCACCATGGAAACCTACCCGATGTACCTGCCTGGCACGCCTCCGGACGACAAAGTGTTGATCCTGGAAGATACCGACAGCGACGGCCAAGCCGATAAGCAAATTGTCTTTGCCGATGGCCTGCACATTCCCACCGGTATCGAACTGGGAGACGGAGGCGCTTATGTCGCCCAGCAGCCGAACCTGATGTTCCTGAAAGATACCGACGGCGACGACCAGGCCGACGAGCGAACCCTCGTTCTGCACGGCTTCGACTCGGCCGACTCGCATCACTCGATCAGTACGTTCACTTGGGGCCCCGGCGGTGGGCTTTACTTCCAGGAAGGTACGTTCCACCACTCGCAAGTCGAAACGCCTTACGGTCCGGAACGCCTCGCCAACGCTGGCATCTTCCGTTACGAACCGACGACCGAAAAGCTGGATATCTTTGTCTCTTACCCCTTTGCCAATCCTTGGGGGCACACGTTCGACGACTGGGGTCAGAACCTCGTGGCTGACGCTTCGCCAGGTGCCAACTACTTCGGTACGGCATTCAGCGGCGACGTGGTCTATCCACAGAAGCACGCTCGCATGCAGCAGTTCCTTAAAAAGCAGTGGCGTCCAACCGCCGGTTGCGAAATGGTTTCCAGCCGTAACTTCCCGGAGTCGGCCCAGGGCAACTACCTGTTGAACAACTGCATCGGCTTTCAAGGGATTCTCCAGTACAAAGTGAAGGACGACGGAAGCGGCATCCACGCCGACCCGGTCGACCCACTGTTGGTCTCGAAAGACACCAGCTTCCGTCCGGTTGATATTCAGTTTGGCCCCGATGGCGCACTGTACATTGTCGACTGGTACAACCCACTGGTCGGTCACATGCAGCACTCGCTGCGTGATCCGAAGCGTGACAAGCATCATGGTCGTATTTGGCGGATCAGCTACACCGGCAACGACCTGGTGAAAGCTGCCAAGATCGACGGTGCCTCGGTGCCCCAGCTGCTGGACCTTCTGAAAGAGCCAGAATACCGCACCCGTTACCGCGTTCGTCGCGAGCTTCGCAATAAGGACGCCAAGGAAGTCTCTGAAGCGATCGAAACCTGGATGGCGGAACTCGACAAAAACGATCCGATGTTCAATCACCACTTGCTGGAAGCCTTGTGGGTTAAGCAAAACCTCGACCTGGTCGACGCCGACCTGCTCAAGCGTTTGCTCACCGATGGCGACTTCCGTGCTCGTGCGGCCGCGACCCGCGTGCTGTGCTACTGGCGCGATCGCGTCCCAGGCACGCTTGACCTGCTCGAAGTTCAGGTCAACGACGAAAACCCACGCGTGCGTCTGGAAGCCATCCGTGCTTTAAGCTTCTTTGAAGGCGAAGACGTCCCGCGTGCCCAAGAGATCGCCCTGCAATCGCTTCTTCACGACCAGGACTACTACCTGGAATACACGCTGAAGGAAACTTTGGAAACGCTCGAAAAGCGTGCCAAGCAAGGCTAA
- a CDS encoding c-type cytochrome translates to MLIRYLLLGCLMSACVLLATPQTASAQGATDAMVRLLQSGKLPESRVGTVVGMIAERGNAENLGILFQEATKNDAFSPALTLESLQALKTASESRNLIPAGDLSAISTLIASDDQALKTLGIQLAGLWKVEATADTLASLALNNDHSLKLRRQAIVSLIATGSDQMADTVAQLTREDQPLPIRYLGVSALTNIDLPQAANAAAKVLSEADTSTDPADMIDAFLADTKGPDALAAALQAKEIDADVAKMCLRQMYSVGRSDASLVDVLSAAAGIDNNPDPLTDEQLQALVAQVLAKGDPARGEVVFRRADLSCFKCHAISGAGGAIGPDLSPVGATSPIDYVINSILFPEMAVKEAYIMKSIVDFDGKMHQGIVADENEDRTILKDANGNEIIIPADDIDLEKEGGSLMPKGLANFLTEEEFLDLVAYIGELGKPGPYGIRSEPTIQRWRVLKEVPASLQGEANPSAGEFESQILGLDADSWLSMYGKVNGDLPLSDLSEIESPVLFLQAEIEVVDGGDIGVDLNHQAGVTVWITDDEFPGTEPINTSILPGRHKVTFRLDTRTFPGKTFRAVVTKPAGSDAQYTVVGGS, encoded by the coding sequence ATGTTGATTCGCTATCTACTGCTGGGTTGTCTGATGTCCGCGTGCGTTTTGCTCGCGACTCCCCAAACCGCTTCCGCCCAAGGCGCAACCGACGCCATGGTTCGCTTGCTGCAAAGTGGCAAGCTGCCGGAATCCCGCGTCGGCACGGTCGTCGGCATGATCGCCGAACGCGGCAATGCCGAGAACCTGGGCATCCTCTTTCAGGAAGCCACCAAAAACGACGCCTTCAGCCCAGCCCTGACGCTCGAATCGCTTCAAGCGTTGAAGACCGCCAGCGAGAGCCGCAACCTGATCCCCGCCGGCGACCTTTCCGCCATCAGCACACTGATCGCCAGCGACGATCAGGCCCTGAAGACCCTCGGCATTCAATTGGCAGGCCTCTGGAAAGTCGAAGCCACCGCCGACACACTCGCCTCGCTGGCCCTTAATAACGATCACTCGCTGAAACTACGCCGCCAGGCGATCGTCTCATTAATCGCGACCGGCAGCGACCAAATGGCCGATACCGTCGCCCAGCTGACCCGCGAAGACCAACCGCTGCCGATCCGCTATTTGGGTGTCTCGGCGCTGACCAACATCGATCTTCCTCAGGCAGCCAATGCCGCTGCGAAGGTTCTTTCGGAAGCCGATACGTCGACCGATCCGGCCGACATGATCGACGCATTCCTGGCCGACACCAAGGGCCCCGATGCTTTGGCAGCCGCGCTGCAAGCAAAGGAAATCGACGCCGATGTGGCCAAAATGTGTCTCCGCCAAATGTACTCAGTGGGTCGCTCGGATGCGTCTTTGGTCGACGTGCTAAGCGCTGCCGCCGGTATCGACAACAACCCCGACCCGCTCACTGACGAGCAGTTACAAGCACTGGTCGCACAGGTTTTGGCCAAGGGTGATCCGGCGCGAGGGGAAGTCGTTTTCCGGCGTGCCGACTTGAGTTGCTTCAAGTGCCACGCGATCAGTGGTGCTGGCGGGGCGATCGGTCCCGACCTTAGCCCGGTGGGTGCGACCAGCCCGATCGACTACGTGATCAACTCGATCCTCTTCCCCGAGATGGCCGTCAAGGAAGCGTACATCATGAAGTCGATCGTCGACTTCGACGGCAAGATGCACCAAGGCATCGTCGCCGACGAGAACGAAGACCGCACGATCCTGAAAGATGCCAACGGCAATGAAATCATCATTCCCGCCGACGACATCGACCTCGAAAAGGAAGGGGGCTCGCTCATGCCCAAAGGCCTGGCCAACTTCCTGACTGAGGAGGAATTCCTGGACTTGGTCGCTTACATCGGGGAACTTGGAAAACCAGGCCCCTACGGCATTCGTAGCGAGCCCACCATTCAGCGCTGGCGTGTGCTGAAGGAAGTTCCCGCCTCGCTCCAAGGGGAAGCAAACCCATCGGCCGGCGAGTTTGAATCGCAGATATTGGGCCTCGATGCCGATTCTTGGCTGTCCATGTACGGCAAGGTGAACGGCGACCTACCCCTGTCTGACCTCAGCGAAATCGAAAGTCCGGTCTTGTTTCTTCAAGCCGAAATCGAAGTCGTCGACGGTGGAGATATCGGAGTCGATTTAAACCACCAGGCCGGCGTCACGGTGTGGATCACCGACGACGAGTTCCCGGGCACCGAACCGATCAACACCAGCATCTTGCCTGGTCGACACAAGGTCACCTTCCGCTTGGATACGCGAACCTTCCCCGGCAAAACGTTCCGCGCCGTCGTCACCAAGCCAGCCGGTTCCGACGCCCAGTACACGGTAGTCGGCGGAAGCTAG
- a CDS encoding sigma-70 family RNA polymerase sigma factor, which translates to MSDDVESLLASLSDGKRDAADKLLPILYQELKGIANQHMRNERADHTLQATALVHEAFLKLVDQNRVEWKGKAHFCAVASNIMRRILVDHARTKNAAKRGKGAQRITLEEGLVAGDPQNNVDLVELDELLTELAELNPRHAKIIEMRYFAGMTVEETAAALDVSVSTVKGDWRMAKAWLSAKLEDGSTAS; encoded by the coding sequence ATGAGCGATGACGTCGAAAGTTTGCTGGCATCTCTTTCCGACGGCAAGCGGGATGCGGCCGATAAGCTGTTGCCCATCCTTTATCAAGAGTTGAAGGGGATTGCCAATCAGCACATGCGGAACGAACGGGCCGACCACACGCTACAGGCAACCGCCTTGGTGCATGAAGCGTTTCTGAAGCTGGTCGATCAGAACCGGGTCGAATGGAAAGGGAAAGCCCATTTCTGCGCGGTCGCCTCAAATATCATGCGGCGAATCCTGGTTGATCATGCTCGCACGAAGAACGCTGCCAAGCGAGGCAAAGGGGCCCAGCGGATTACGCTAGAAGAAGGGCTTGTCGCTGGCGATCCCCAAAATAACGTCGATTTGGTCGAGCTTGATGAACTGCTCACCGAGTTGGCCGAACTCAATCCGCGGCACGCCAAGATCATCGAGATGCGCTACTTCGCCGGGATGACCGTCGAAGAGACCGCCGCTGCCCTCGATGTTTCGGTATCGACCGTGAAAGGAGACTGGCGAATGGCCAAAGCTTGGCTCTCAGCAAAACTAGAAGATGGTTCGACAGCGTCTTAA
- a CDS encoding serine/threonine-protein kinase, which translates to MTPDDYQRLCDAFEKAIQLSPEDREPWLAEHFTDRGDLHDEARRMLANDESSALDISPLHMHLAIDDLTPATVDLDPDKTVTSARNADTIESVPGYELIDELGRGGMGVVFKARQLSPERVVAVKMILSGQFASAQEIQRFRAEAEAAANLSHAGIVPIYEVGHHQGRHFFSMGYVEGRSLADVIREGGLPPERIAELVLEIAQAMAHAHAVGIVHRDLKPSNILIDADGHPRVTDFGLAKRMDGNSEMTYSGQILGSPGYMAPEQAAGKNHLVDQATDIYGLGAILYALLTGKPPFVASNILEAIDQICTVNPVSPRKLNWSVPRALETICLKCMHKTPAARYSSMKELAADLQSYLRHEPIRAKPLGIGERIIYWARRKPGLASTLACVILFFTYHVVSSYIIQEAVSARPWFRVASVLFAIAFSAAAWFFQRMYEKPSSRNTAIYAWMTWNFVLLTGLLFLVHGAASPLSLIYLLLVAASATLYEKGLVGYTMTLAAIGYLMHVIIGATLRPVGYVDFFDATTMTMSIVILGMIQYFVVRRIRRTMDDE; encoded by the coding sequence ATGACACCGGACGACTACCAGCGACTTTGCGATGCCTTCGAGAAGGCCATTCAGCTTTCGCCTGAAGACCGTGAGCCGTGGCTGGCCGAGCACTTTACCGACCGCGGTGACCTGCATGACGAAGCCCGGCGAATGTTGGCCAACGACGAGAGCTCTGCACTGGACATTTCGCCGCTGCATATGCATCTGGCCATCGACGATTTGACGCCGGCCACGGTCGACCTTGACCCCGACAAGACCGTTACTTCTGCCAGAAATGCCGATACGATCGAATCGGTGCCAGGGTATGAGCTGATCGATGAACTTGGCCGCGGTGGGATGGGCGTCGTCTTCAAGGCGCGACAGCTTTCGCCGGAACGTGTTGTGGCGGTGAAGATGATTCTTTCCGGCCAGTTTGCTTCGGCTCAGGAAATTCAACGCTTCCGGGCCGAAGCCGAGGCCGCCGCGAATCTGTCGCACGCCGGTATCGTCCCCATCTATGAAGTCGGGCACCATCAAGGGCGGCACTTCTTTTCGATGGGCTATGTCGAAGGACGCAGCCTGGCCGATGTCATTCGCGAAGGTGGGTTGCCGCCGGAACGGATCGCCGAGTTGGTTCTCGAGATCGCACAGGCCATGGCCCATGCCCACGCGGTGGGGATCGTGCATCGTGACTTGAAACCGTCGAACATTTTGATCGACGCCGATGGGCACCCCCGCGTGACGGACTTCGGTTTGGCCAAACGCATGGATGGCAATTCCGAGATGACCTACTCGGGCCAGATCCTCGGTTCGCCCGGCTACATGGCCCCGGAACAGGCCGCCGGCAAGAATCACCTCGTCGATCAGGCCACCGATATTTACGGCCTGGGGGCAATCCTATACGCACTTCTGACCGGCAAGCCCCCTTTTGTTGCCAGCAACATCTTAGAGGCCATCGACCAGATCTGCACCGTCAATCCGGTCTCCCCGCGAAAGCTCAATTGGAGCGTCCCCCGGGCGTTGGAAACGATTTGTCTGAAGTGCATGCACAAAACGCCGGCGGCTCGGTATAGCAGTATGAAGGAACTGGCCGCCGACCTGCAGTCGTATCTGCGGCATGAACCGATACGCGCCAAGCCGCTGGGTATTGGCGAGCGGATTATCTATTGGGCTCGACGGAAGCCTGGCCTGGCCAGCACCCTGGCGTGCGTGATTTTGTTCTTTACGTACCATGTAGTTAGCTCTTACATCATTCAAGAAGCGGTCTCGGCTCGGCCGTGGTTTCGTGTGGCGTCTGTGTTATTCGCGATCGCGTTTTCCGCCGCGGCGTGGTTCTTCCAGCGGATGTACGAGAAACCAAGCTCACGCAATACGGCCATCTACGCCTGGATGACCTGGAACTTCGTCCTGCTCACCGGTCTCCTGTTTCTGGTGCATGGCGCGGCGAGCCCATTGTCGCTGATCTATCTGCTGCTGGTCGCGGCCAGTGCAACGCTCTACGAGAAAGGGTTGGTCGGATACACCATGACCCTGGCCGCGATAGGCTACCTGATGCACGTGATCATCGGAGCCACGCTCCGCCCGGTGGGTTACGTCGATTTCTTCGACGCCACCACCATGACCATGTCGATCGTTATCCTAGGCATGATCCAGTACTTCGTCGTCCGCAGAATCCGCCGCACAATGGACGACGAGTAG
- a CDS encoding esterase/lipase family protein encodes MVCWKPTFAALCAAVLLIQFASGCAFCRQGRWRDPQMVAPCPEANPKSQYPLGIWCNPCDVTAIDPIDLDEANSLASADLSTAATGSFVQLCAFDEEVDAPEAYEEVSTNLGEAVVGRPLKRMSNMPNLLNHGGERIETPSAHRLEPEAIGEPTNLGPEFFQSELGEGEVLYMPGMPGMVEQSVPETESADIQLRQAESYYAMAVDADRQVDESAMNMYLDAAIAAYRYMQAVPPQPKTTKGTERAWQVYHSSIARLMFIADKSGYIDKKVGIRLPVNGGYKIVEFEYVNFQRTADDFDRWHIVGDYQSKYLLTKHRSPGLGVPMVCIREQKKADKWYPKQVPFSVTGILRPEAEMNLYDATLEAQIPGGTHVEQVVAKLELYDPRTSGDVELNCRQVPLAKDTTAPYAYLLSQTRGESDIEALYPYKDTENDGLFILEPHRKGKIPVIFVHGLFSAPYTWAGIANEIDSNPDLASRYEIWAFHYPTAAPFLESADILRKQLAQIITEMDPSGFDRDLRNAVMVGHSMGGLIAKLQVTDSGNTLWEHAAFQPLNTLDAPPKMQHYLRGQFYFTHSPNVGRIVFIGTPHQGTTHLTIKASHVSGALVHGGPCLIDAHKKLVEDNPAAFRKEFRKRVPISLDLTSPESMLLNGIYRLPIQPDIPRHTILGNGWWSIHDGQSDSVVPITSARLPAVNSEIMVSSMHTNLNRNPGTVCEVLRILRVHGTRPAFARQYVPIR; translated from the coding sequence GTGGTCTGCTGGAAGCCAACATTTGCCGCTCTTTGCGCTGCGGTCTTGCTCATTCAGTTCGCGTCTGGATGCGCGTTCTGTCGCCAAGGTCGCTGGCGTGATCCTCAAATGGTTGCTCCTTGCCCGGAAGCCAACCCGAAATCGCAATATCCCCTTGGTATCTGGTGCAACCCTTGCGACGTCACCGCCATCGATCCGATTGACCTCGACGAGGCCAACTCGCTCGCGAGTGCCGATCTATCGACCGCAGCCACCGGAAGCTTTGTTCAACTGTGTGCCTTCGACGAAGAAGTCGACGCCCCGGAAGCTTACGAGGAAGTCTCGACCAACCTAGGGGAAGCCGTCGTCGGTCGCCCTCTTAAACGCATGTCGAACATGCCCAATCTTTTGAACCACGGCGGCGAACGCATCGAAACGCCGTCAGCCCATCGCCTGGAACCTGAAGCGATCGGCGAGCCCACGAACCTCGGCCCCGAGTTCTTTCAAAGCGAACTGGGCGAAGGGGAAGTCCTTTATATGCCCGGCATGCCGGGCATGGTCGAGCAGTCGGTGCCGGAAACGGAATCGGCCGATATCCAACTTCGACAAGCCGAATCGTATTATGCGATGGCTGTCGATGCCGACCGGCAGGTCGATGAATCGGCAATGAATATGTATCTCGATGCGGCCATCGCAGCCTATCGCTACATGCAAGCAGTTCCGCCTCAACCGAAAACCACCAAGGGTACCGAGCGTGCCTGGCAGGTCTACCATTCGTCGATCGCACGTTTGATGTTCATTGCCGACAAGTCTGGCTACATCGATAAAAAAGTCGGCATCAGGCTGCCAGTTAACGGCGGCTATAAGATCGTCGAGTTCGAATACGTCAACTTCCAACGCACCGCCGACGACTTCGACCGCTGGCATATTGTCGGCGATTATCAATCGAAATACCTTCTCACCAAGCATCGCTCGCCGGGGCTCGGCGTACCTATGGTCTGCATTCGCGAGCAAAAGAAAGCCGACAAATGGTACCCCAAGCAAGTTCCCTTTTCCGTGACCGGCATCCTGCGGCCGGAAGCGGAAATGAATCTTTACGACGCGACCCTCGAAGCCCAGATCCCCGGCGGCACGCATGTCGAACAGGTCGTTGCCAAACTGGAGCTGTACGACCCACGAACCTCTGGCGATGTGGAACTCAACTGCCGCCAGGTTCCACTCGCCAAAGATACCACGGCCCCCTATGCCTATCTGCTCAGCCAAACACGCGGCGAGTCGGATATCGAGGCCTTATATCCTTACAAGGACACCGAGAACGACGGGCTATTCATTCTGGAACCACATCGCAAGGGAAAGATCCCCGTCATCTTTGTCCACGGCCTTTTTTCGGCTCCGTACACATGGGCTGGCATTGCCAACGAAATTGACAGCAACCCTGACTTAGCTTCCCGCTACGAAATTTGGGCGTTTCACTATCCCACTGCCGCACCCTTCCTGGAATCGGCCGACATACTACGAAAGCAGCTCGCTCAGATTATTACGGAAATGGATCCGAGTGGGTTTGACCGAGATCTCCGAAATGCCGTCATGGTGGGGCATAGCATGGGAGGGCTCATTGCCAAGCTGCAAGTCACCGACAGTGGCAATACGCTTTGGGAGCACGCAGCCTTTCAGCCACTGAACACCCTTGATGCTCCGCCGAAGATGCAGCATTACCTGCGCGGTCAGTTTTACTTCACGCATTCGCCCAATGTGGGACGCATTGTCTTTATCGGCACGCCCCACCAAGGCACCACCCATCTCACGATCAAGGCCAGTCACGTTTCCGGAGCACTAGTCCATGGAGGCCCTTGCCTGATCGATGCTCACAAAAAACTAGTCGAAGACAACCCGGCAGCATTTCGTAAAGAATTCCGCAAACGTGTGCCCATCAGTCTCGACCTGACAAGCCCCGAAAGCATGCTGCTCAACGGCATCTATCGCCTGCCAATTCAACCTGACATTCCTCGCCACACCATCCTAGGAAACGGATGGTGGTCGATTCACGATGGACAAAGTGACAGCGTGGTTCCTATCACGAGTGCACGGCTGCCGGCAGTGAATTCGGAAATCATGGTGTCTTCGATGCATACCAATCTCAACCGAAACCCAGGCACGGTTTGCGAAGTTCTGCGGATCCTCCGCGTGCATGGAACACGCCCTGCGTTTGCCCGACAATATGTCCCAATTCGATAG